The following are encoded together in the Pseudomonadota bacterium genome:
- a CDS encoding TauD/TfdA family dioxygenase yields MALELTAEPVRVSGQQEFDGVFPLVYQRTSDAASLDQTRSWIKTRKQELVNEASRHGAVLLRGFPVRDANDFDAVIDAFGLESFTYEESLSNAVRVNLTPRVFTANEAPKEVSIFLHHEMAQTPLFPSRLFFCCETAPTKGGETPLCRSDVLLTQLKERKPQFVEQCKRLGVRYVNVMPPHDDAESGQGRSWRSTLNAQDRQAAETRLEHLGYDAHWNSDGSLRATTPVLPAIRTLVDGRQVFFNQLIAAFRGWKDARNDPQKSICFGDGSAISEDDMDTAIRLADDLSFDLAWQAGDVALIDNFLVMHGRHPFEGKRRVFASLVADDGQRLAKAG; encoded by the coding sequence ATGGCTCTAGAACTCACCGCTGAGCCGGTCCGCGTCTCTGGCCAGCAAGAATTCGACGGCGTTTTTCCACTGGTGTATCAACGCACCTCCGACGCCGCCTCGCTGGACCAAACCCGAAGCTGGATCAAGACCCGGAAGCAAGAGCTCGTCAACGAAGCCTCGCGCCACGGCGCGGTGTTGCTGCGCGGTTTTCCGGTCCGGGACGCCAATGATTTTGATGCGGTAATAGACGCCTTCGGACTTGAGAGTTTTACCTACGAGGAATCGTTATCCAACGCCGTGAGGGTGAATCTGACGCCCAGGGTATTTACCGCCAACGAAGCACCGAAAGAGGTTTCGATCTTTCTTCACCACGAGATGGCGCAAACACCGCTGTTTCCGTCACGCCTCTTTTTCTGCTGCGAGACCGCCCCGACTAAGGGCGGTGAGACGCCCCTGTGCCGTTCGGACGTCCTGCTCACCCAGCTTAAAGAGCGCAAACCCCAATTTGTGGAGCAGTGCAAGCGCCTGGGCGTACGCTATGTCAATGTGATGCCGCCGCACGACGACGCCGAGTCCGGTCAAGGGCGCAGCTGGCGTTCTACGCTCAATGCTCAAGATCGCCAGGCCGCCGAGACGCGGCTTGAGCACCTTGGGTACGATGCGCATTGGAACAGCGACGGAAGCCTCCGGGCCACGACCCCGGTGCTTCCTGCCATAAGAACGTTGGTCGACGGGCGCCAGGTGTTTTTCAACCAGTTGATCGCAGCGTTTCGCGGTTGGAAAGACGCGCGAAACGATCCGCAGAAATCGATCTGTTTCGGCGACGGCAGCGCCATCTCGGAAGATGATATGGATACGGCGATTCGGCTAGCTGACGACCTGTCCTTTGACCTGGCCTGGCAGGCCGGTGACGTAGCCCTGATCGATAACTTTTTGGTCATGCACGGTCGGCACCCGTTTGAGGGCAAGCGGCGCGTTTTTGCCTCCCTAGTGGCGGACGACGGACAGCGACTGGCCAAGGCGGGCTGA
- a CDS encoding response regulator codes for MKSGAYTRLFSSVLFFLSGIAAAVAQPSMSESWERLRDMELEQVRSLNDANDSPRYRLYLALLTVDENVAVASRHLTEALSAATPDSDEARLARMLQCSFGELQGSPLDRSTCEERGKSVRQMVHPFPAAVAQIHFGIWLDVNGQHQRSFQMLRLAEDLALASGDRHLAASTQNNLGASYLARGLPVQALKKFQAALEQVRAMDAADNESILTMLTSNIAATHLELGDFETANTLLQTLTQSQLYDRNNPIHLMDEAFLAKASLALGRSPEGFDRLSSVLDAVGSYGVPGTQAFARTVLAELQISLGKVDDAMGSFALAKDYAQRSGDPLATIKVELACADALIGLERYSDAGPMVDAAVDMLNESGPSMMLAQALDLRGDLLKASGQRVAANIARRQARQMQLRVAGTEHDMELVALGKSLELANQRIELAEAREQTRESEARAESAIAMRNTLVLTGLLLALITYLGLSRRYARKMAKTIQHANAELEAKVSERTAALEREMAERLDAESKRQALAKNLAEYEKLQALGQLTSGIAHDFNNLLTVVTLSAGQLREIVATADNEATRDVDNILAAAESATDITASLLAYVRKQPLTPQSTQLDSFLAESLPLFESTLGNGMSLATEIEPCSVRVDRAQLTTSVINLLLNAKEALKGQGNVVLKAHAQSKTDEQGETTDWVALSVADDGEGMTSLELRRATEPFFTTKDIGQGTGLGLSMVEGFAKQSGGFLDIDSEKGKGTSVTLFIPPDAESDQLQATPPDLAQELPLEGVVIVADDQAAIREVLCRLLEQSGLETLSAGSGAEALRILEQSECPDLLITDLMMPGEINGQQLAAEVRARFTDLPVLMMSGYTDSVELDVEFLHKPFSLDDLQNAVKRAIAQKRAA; via the coding sequence TTGAAAAGTGGAGCCTACACGCGGCTGTTTAGCAGTGTTCTGTTTTTCCTCAGCGGGATTGCTGCGGCGGTAGCGCAACCGTCGATGAGCGAAAGCTGGGAACGGCTGCGTGACATGGAGTTAGAACAGGTACGCAGCCTGAACGATGCCAACGATTCGCCCAGGTACCGCCTTTACCTCGCGCTTCTTACGGTCGACGAAAACGTTGCCGTTGCTTCTCGTCATTTGACCGAAGCGCTGTCCGCGGCAACGCCAGACAGCGACGAGGCCCGGCTCGCTCGCATGCTGCAATGTTCATTCGGAGAGTTACAGGGCTCGCCCCTTGATAGGTCCACCTGCGAGGAACGGGGCAAGTCTGTCAGGCAAATGGTTCATCCGTTTCCAGCTGCCGTGGCGCAAATTCATTTTGGTATCTGGTTGGATGTCAATGGTCAGCACCAGAGGTCGTTCCAAATGCTCCGTTTGGCGGAAGACTTGGCTTTGGCGTCAGGCGACAGGCATTTGGCAGCGTCGACGCAAAATAACCTGGGCGCGAGCTACCTGGCTCGTGGACTGCCGGTTCAGGCGTTAAAGAAATTTCAGGCAGCACTCGAACAAGTTCGGGCAATGGACGCCGCGGATAACGAATCGATCCTAACGATGTTAACGTCCAATATCGCGGCGACGCACCTGGAGCTCGGTGATTTCGAGACTGCCAATACTCTCCTGCAGACGCTAACTCAAAGCCAGCTGTACGATCGCAATAACCCAATCCACTTGATGGATGAAGCATTCCTGGCAAAAGCGTCGCTGGCCCTGGGCCGTTCGCCGGAAGGTTTCGACCGGCTCAGCTCGGTGCTGGACGCCGTTGGTTCATACGGAGTTCCCGGAACTCAAGCCTTTGCGCGTACTGTGCTTGCTGAGCTACAGATTTCTCTGGGAAAGGTCGACGACGCGATGGGTAGCTTTGCGCTGGCGAAGGACTACGCGCAGCGAAGCGGCGACCCGCTGGCCACGATCAAAGTGGAACTTGCCTGCGCTGATGCGCTTATCGGTTTGGAGCGCTACAGCGACGCTGGACCCATGGTCGACGCTGCCGTCGACATGCTCAACGAAAGCGGGCCGAGCATGATGCTGGCGCAAGCTCTGGATCTGCGCGGCGATCTGCTGAAGGCTTCAGGGCAGCGCGTTGCCGCCAATATCGCCAGGCGACAGGCCCGGCAGATGCAACTGAGAGTTGCCGGGACTGAGCATGACATGGAGCTCGTCGCCCTGGGGAAATCCTTGGAGCTCGCCAATCAAAGGATCGAGTTGGCCGAAGCACGTGAGCAAACCAGGGAAAGTGAAGCCAGAGCCGAATCCGCAATTGCCATGCGCAATACGCTGGTTTTGACCGGCCTGCTGCTCGCACTGATCACCTATCTAGGTTTGTCGCGCCGTTATGCGCGCAAGATGGCCAAGACGATCCAGCATGCCAATGCCGAGCTCGAAGCGAAGGTTTCGGAGCGAACGGCCGCACTCGAACGTGAGATGGCCGAACGGCTGGATGCGGAAAGCAAGAGGCAGGCTCTGGCAAAAAACCTTGCGGAGTACGAAAAACTCCAGGCGCTGGGCCAGCTGACCAGCGGCATCGCGCACGACTTCAATAATCTGCTGACAGTGGTCACCCTTTCGGCGGGCCAGCTGCGGGAAATTGTAGCCACCGCCGACAACGAGGCGACGCGGGACGTCGACAATATCCTTGCTGCTGCGGAGTCGGCCACTGACATTACCGCGAGTCTGCTGGCCTACGTCCGCAAACAGCCGCTTACCCCGCAGTCGACCCAACTCGATTCCTTTCTGGCTGAATCTCTGCCGCTGTTTGAAAGCACGCTGGGCAACGGCATGAGCCTTGCCACAGAGATTGAGCCATGCAGTGTTCGGGTCGACCGGGCGCAACTCACGACTTCTGTCATCAACTTGTTGCTCAATGCCAAAGAGGCTTTGAAGGGCCAGGGCAACGTCGTGCTTAAGGCGCATGCCCAGTCGAAAACGGACGAGCAGGGCGAAACAACCGATTGGGTTGCCCTTTCGGTCGCTGATGACGGTGAAGGGATGACCTCGCTGGAACTACGGCGTGCCACCGAACCGTTCTTCACGACAAAGGATATCGGTCAGGGTACCGGTCTGGGGCTTAGCATGGTGGAGGGGTTCGCCAAGCAGTCTGGTGGCTTCCTGGACATCGACAGCGAAAAGGGTAAAGGCACATCGGTGACGCTGTTCATCCCGCCCGACGCTGAGTCTGATCAGCTGCAGGCGACACCTCCGGATCTTGCGCAGGAGCTGCCGCTCGAGGGCGTAGTGATCGTCGCTGATGATCAGGCCGCGATTCGTGAGGTTCTGTGTCGGTTGCTGGAGCAATCGGGTTTGGAGACCCTGAGCGCCGGCAGCGGTGCTGAAGCACTGCGAATACTTGAACAGTCAGAATGCCCCGATCTGCTGATCACCGATCTGATGATGCCCGGAGAAATCAACGGTCAGCAGCTCGCGGCCGAAGTGCGAGCGCGCTTTACCGATCTGCCGGTGCTGATGATGTCCGGCTATACCGATTCGGTTGAACTGGATGTCGAGTTTTTACACAAGCCCTTTTCTCTGGACGATCTGCAAAACGCCGTCAAGCGAGCCATTGCGCAGAAACGTGCTGCGTAG
- a CDS encoding aldo/keto reductase: MNTLNVGDRAMPSVGLGTWKIERTEAARVVRNALELGYRHIDSAADYGNEVETGEGINAALTSGAVLRDDLWVTSKLWNTYHRKEHVRAACERSLKDLQLEYLDLYLIHFPIASPFVPFDERYPPEWVQPGHDAMVLEPVPLQETWHAMESLVEAGLVREIGVCNYNTGLLHDLMAYAKIKPANLQVESHPFLTQSNLLRTAQSYGLPVTAFSPLGALSYVSLDMATDADTVLTARPVVEAASRVGRTPAQVVLRWGVQRGTAIIPKTTQPERLKENLALFDFELTNDEMTAISDLNVNRRFNDPADFCEAAFGRFHSIYD; encoded by the coding sequence ATGAACACTCTTAACGTGGGCGACCGAGCCATGCCAAGCGTCGGTCTGGGTACTTGGAAAATCGAACGAACAGAGGCTGCTCGAGTCGTTCGCAATGCCCTGGAACTCGGGTACAGGCACATCGACAGCGCGGCCGACTATGGAAATGAGGTAGAAACCGGCGAAGGCATTAACGCGGCTCTGACATCGGGCGCGGTTTTGCGCGACGACCTTTGGGTCACCTCCAAGCTCTGGAACACCTATCACCGCAAGGAGCATGTACGAGCCGCGTGCGAGCGATCCCTCAAAGATCTTCAGCTTGAGTACCTGGATCTATATCTGATTCATTTTCCCATCGCCAGTCCATTTGTTCCCTTTGACGAGCGCTATCCGCCGGAGTGGGTTCAACCTGGGCACGACGCGATGGTTCTGGAGCCGGTACCGCTGCAGGAAACCTGGCATGCGATGGAATCGCTCGTGGAAGCAGGTTTGGTACGGGAGATCGGCGTGTGCAACTACAACACCGGGTTGCTGCATGACCTCATGGCCTACGCCAAAATCAAACCTGCCAATCTGCAGGTAGAGTCTCACCCGTTCCTGACCCAGTCTAATTTGCTTCGTACAGCTCAGAGCTACGGACTCCCCGTTACAGCCTTTTCTCCCCTCGGCGCGCTGTCTTACGTGTCGCTCGACATGGCTACTGATGCCGATACGGTGCTCACCGCCCGCCCTGTGGTCGAAGCCGCCAGCCGGGTCGGTCGAACGCCGGCACAGGTCGTGCTGCGCTGGGGCGTGCAGCGCGGCACAGCGATCATCCCAAAAACGACACAACCGGAGCGGCTAAAAGAAAACCTCGCGTTGTTCGACTTTGAGCTTACCAATGACGAGATGACTGCCATCTCCGATCTCAACGTCAATCGCCGGTTCAACGATCCGGCCGATTTTTGTGAGGCGGCGTTTGGCCGTTTCCACTCTATCTATGATTAA
- a CDS encoding glycerol-3-phosphate dehydrogenase/oxidase, whose protein sequence is MNNRAENLERLQGQKFDVLVIGAGINGAVSAASLSARGVRVALIDRRDFAGSTSSNSSNLAWGGIKYLEGHEYRLVSKLCKSRNRLMRAYPSSIREIRFLTSVFRGFRFSPAFLFAGSLLYWALGRFALRPPKLLTRRRLRASAPAVAPENLIGGIEYSDGYVHDNDSRFVFNFVRDAMKRGCVAANYAHALGSRRLDGLWVTRVKDVETGKVIEVTSAVLINACGPETDRQNEDLGLKTEHRHVFSKGVHLMVNRRSTRHRILTFFASDGRLFFVIPMGPALCVGTTDTPVPSPQVAVTEKDRQFILENVNRLLRFDQPLTRSDIISERCGVRPLAVRGEGQVANWSKMSRKHVIDVNENDRCLSIFGGKLTDCLNVGDEVARAVQKLDVTLNVRDQRWYGEDDASVKQKFFDRAQAMRLDERAARDGVESLTERLWRRYGADALAMLDAIEVDPTAADLVIESAEYLRCEVEHAARWEMVTRLEDFLRRRSKIELVIPSEQWATREGLFEACQILFGDRADQKLQEYLMERFPEALRERKSV, encoded by the coding sequence GTGAACAATCGCGCAGAAAACCTGGAGCGGCTGCAGGGCCAGAAATTCGACGTCCTGGTGATCGGCGCGGGCATCAACGGCGCCGTCAGCGCCGCTTCACTGTCTGCGCGCGGTGTGCGGGTCGCTCTAATCGACCGTCGCGACTTCGCTGGCAGCACCAGCTCCAACTCATCCAATCTGGCCTGGGGCGGCATCAAGTATCTGGAGGGCCACGAGTATCGGCTTGTCAGCAAGCTTTGCAAAAGCCGAAACCGGCTGATGCGGGCCTATCCATCTTCGATCCGGGAGATCCGGTTTTTGACGTCCGTCTTCCGAGGCTTTCGGTTTTCGCCCGCGTTTCTGTTTGCCGGCAGCCTGCTCTACTGGGCCCTCGGACGCTTTGCGTTGCGGCCGCCGAAACTGCTGACCCGCCGCCGGCTGCGGGCCAGCGCGCCGGCGGTGGCGCCGGAGAATCTGATCGGCGGTATCGAATACTCTGACGGTTACGTTCACGACAACGACTCCCGGTTCGTTTTCAACTTCGTGCGTGACGCCATGAAGCGCGGCTGCGTGGCCGCCAATTACGCCCATGCGCTCGGCTCGCGCCGTTTGGATGGGCTCTGGGTGACTCGGGTCAAAGACGTTGAAACCGGGAAGGTCATTGAAGTGACTTCAGCGGTTTTGATCAACGCCTGCGGACCCGAGACCGACCGGCAAAACGAGGACCTTGGTCTAAAAACTGAGCATCGTCACGTGTTTTCCAAAGGCGTGCATCTGATGGTCAATCGCCGCAGTACACGGCATCGTATCCTCACCTTTTTTGCCAGTGACGGCCGTCTGTTTTTTGTTATCCCCATGGGGCCGGCGCTGTGTGTGGGAACCACCGATACACCCGTTCCAAGCCCGCAGGTGGCGGTTACCGAGAAAGATCGGCAATTCATTCTCGAGAACGTCAATCGGCTGCTTCGGTTTGACCAACCGCTCACCCGAAGCGACATCATTTCTGAACGCTGCGGCGTGCGGCCGCTGGCGGTGCGGGGTGAAGGCCAGGTAGCGAACTGGTCAAAGATGTCGCGCAAACACGTGATCGACGTCAACGAAAACGATCGGTGTCTGAGCATATTTGGCGGCAAGCTCACCGACTGCCTGAACGTAGGTGATGAGGTCGCACGAGCGGTGCAAAAGCTCGATGTGACACTCAACGTCCGAGATCAGCGCTGGTACGGCGAAGACGATGCTTCCGTGAAGCAGAAATTTTTCGACCGGGCCCAGGCAATGCGACTTGATGAGCGTGCCGCCAGGGACGGGGTGGAGTCCTTGACCGAAAGATTGTGGCGTCGCTACGGCGCAGATGCGCTGGCCATGCTTGACGCCATTGAGGTGGATCCGACCGCCGCCGATCTGGTCATCGAGTCGGCCGAATATCTGCGCTGCGAGGTGGAGCACGCGGCGCGCTGGGAGATGGTAACGCGCCTGGAGGATTTCCTGCGCCGCCGCTCAAAGATTGAGCTGGTTATTCCCAGTGAGCAATGGGCCACCCGTGAGGGACTGTTTGAGGCCTGCCAAATTCTGTTCGGTGATCGGGCAGACCAAAAGCTGCAGGAATATCTTATGGAACGGTTTCCAGAGGCTCTTCGCGAGCGCAAAAGCGTATGA
- a CDS encoding Gfo/Idh/MocA family oxidoreductase — MSEYYKPRLRFFESAGGQRHIARDDHYLYRQADPIYRAAIIGTGTIGMEHMRVAALLGRIRVHGIYDASAHSMEVASEEYRRYSDDTLVRYQCVEDVCRDADVDVIFICTPNHTHIDVLRVVAQGGKALFLEKPMATTLEDAGAIATMAQQYPSFIQVGLQYRFKAPYLEAYHEALERRVLGRLHSVAMREFRPPFLDKVAQWNKFARYSGGTLIEKCCHYFDLINLFAGSRPRRVYAVGQQATNYKDFEYGGERSDIDDLTSTIIEYESGVHATFSLSMSAPNFYEDLTLCGSRGRLVATESFDFQRSDKSEASITIELGEHGPSRHTDLSYTDLVETSGHHGGTFFEHVALADRLDGKPSAAATPLQGLWSVVVAAAAQASIDSGNPVEIEALIESHQLGDLLASEQGID, encoded by the coding sequence ATGAGCGAGTACTACAAACCCCGATTACGGTTTTTCGAAAGCGCCGGCGGACAGCGCCACATCGCCCGAGACGATCACTACCTTTACCGCCAGGCGGATCCAATCTACCGCGCCGCAATCATTGGGACCGGCACCATCGGGATGGAACATATGCGGGTGGCTGCACTACTGGGACGTATTCGGGTGCACGGTATCTATGACGCCAGCGCTCATAGCATGGAGGTGGCCAGCGAAGAGTACCGACGGTACAGCGACGACACGCTGGTGCGCTACCAATGTGTCGAGGACGTCTGCCGTGACGCTGACGTCGACGTGATCTTCATTTGTACGCCCAACCACACCCATATCGATGTACTTAGAGTGGTGGCCCAGGGTGGAAAAGCCCTATTTTTGGAAAAGCCGATGGCGACAACGCTCGAAGACGCGGGCGCGATCGCGACGATGGCGCAGCAGTATCCGTCGTTTATTCAAGTGGGTCTGCAGTACCGGTTCAAAGCCCCTTATCTGGAGGCTTATCATGAGGCCCTCGAGCGGCGGGTGCTTGGGCGACTTCACAGCGTGGCGATGCGCGAATTCCGACCACCCTTCCTTGACAAGGTGGCTCAGTGGAACAAGTTCGCTCGCTACAGCGGCGGCACGCTGATCGAAAAGTGCTGCCATTACTTTGATCTGATCAATCTGTTTGCCGGTTCCCGGCCCCGCCGCGTTTATGCGGTAGGCCAGCAGGCAACCAACTACAAAGACTTCGAATACGGCGGCGAGCGCTCGGATATCGATGACCTCACAAGTACCATCATTGAGTATGAAAGCGGCGTGCACGCAACCTTTTCACTCAGCATGTCAGCGCCGAATTTTTACGAAGACCTGACGTTGTGTGGGTCTCGAGGCCGACTGGTCGCAACGGAGTCTTTCGACTTTCAGCGGAGCGACAAGTCCGAAGCTTCCATCACTATTGAGCTGGGTGAACACGGGCCGTCCCGCCATACCGATTTGAGCTATACCGATCTGGTGGAAACCAGCGGTCACCATGGTGGCACCTTCTTTGAACACGTCGCGCTCGCGGATCGGCTCGACGGGAAACCATCCGCGGCCGCTACACCGCTTCAGGGATTGTGGTCTGTGGTGGTAGCCGCGGCCGCCCAGGCTTCGATCGACAGCGGCAACCCAGTGGAAATCGAGGCGTTGATCGAAAGCCATCAGCTAGGCGATCTGTTAGCTTCCGAACAAGGAATAGACTAA
- the glpK gene encoding glycerol kinase GlpK, whose product MSNPALLAIDQGTTSSRAIAFTPDAQIVALTQQEFPQIFPEDGWVEHDPEAIWETTLTTSRNALKKAEAQGFEVVSLGITNQRETVLVWDRESGKPIHHAIVWQDRRTAARCSTLREQGHEALITERTGLLLDPYFSATKLAYIIDQVPGARDRAERGELAAGTIDTFLIWRLTGGTQHLTDATNASRTSLYNINSGDWDPELLKVFDVPAALLPDVKDCASDFGHTAPELFGSAIPIGGVAGDQQAATIGQCGFARGDMKSTYGTGCFVLLNTGTERVNSSSRLLGTVGYQLQGQVTYALEGSIFVAGAAVQWLRDGLGIVKGAQDTEPMASGLVSNEGVFLVPAFTGLGAPHWDPDARGAIFGLTRDTRPEHFARAALESVAYQTHDLLAAIVADGGSPSMLKVDGGMVANNWLCQFLADLLDVEVQRPEVMETTALGAAFLAGLSAGVYQGLDELTERWRLNRSFKSQMDSDQRRTLCAGWHNALKRTLS is encoded by the coding sequence ATGTCCAATCCAGCCTTACTTGCCATCGACCAGGGCACGACCTCCAGTCGCGCCATTGCGTTTACGCCGGACGCCCAAATCGTTGCCTTAACTCAGCAGGAGTTTCCACAAATTTTTCCTGAGGATGGATGGGTCGAGCACGACCCGGAAGCCATCTGGGAGACGACCCTTACGACCAGTCGCAATGCGCTAAAAAAGGCAGAAGCTCAAGGGTTCGAAGTGGTTTCATTGGGCATCACTAACCAGCGGGAGACCGTGTTAGTGTGGGACCGAGAATCCGGCAAACCGATCCACCACGCTATCGTATGGCAGGACCGCCGAACGGCCGCGCGTTGTTCAACCTTGCGTGAACAAGGGCATGAAGCCCTAATTACTGAACGAACTGGTCTATTGCTGGATCCTTATTTCTCGGCGACCAAGCTTGCATACATTATTGATCAGGTGCCCGGTGCACGCGATCGCGCCGAACGCGGCGAGCTGGCCGCTGGCACGATCGATACGTTCCTGATCTGGCGTCTCACCGGCGGTACTCAACATCTTACCGATGCCACCAACGCGAGCCGAACGAGCCTTTACAACATCAATAGCGGCGATTGGGATCCGGAGCTGCTCAAGGTGTTTGACGTGCCGGCGGCGCTACTTCCCGACGTAAAAGACTGTGCATCAGACTTTGGCCACACGGCCCCTGAACTATTTGGCAGTGCCATTCCCATTGGCGGCGTCGCGGGTGATCAACAGGCTGCAACCATCGGTCAGTGCGGTTTTGCTCGGGGCGACATGAAAAGTACCTACGGCACCGGCTGCTTTGTCTTGCTGAACACCGGGACCGAACGCGTCAACTCCTCCAGCCGACTGCTAGGTACGGTCGGATATCAGCTGCAGGGGCAGGTGACCTACGCGCTGGAGGGTTCGATTTTTGTCGCCGGGGCTGCAGTGCAGTGGCTGCGCGACGGGCTGGGCATTGTCAAAGGCGCTCAGGACACCGAACCCATGGCCAGCGGGCTCGTCTCCAACGAAGGTGTCTTTCTTGTGCCGGCATTTACCGGGTTGGGGGCGCCCCACTGGGACCCGGATGCCCGCGGCGCTATTTTTGGTCTGACCCGGGATACCAGACCAGAGCACTTTGCCAGGGCAGCACTGGAGTCAGTGGCTTACCAGACCCACGACCTGCTCGCAGCGATAGTTGCTGACGGGGGCAGTCCAAGTATGCTCAAAGTCGATGGCGGCATGGTTGCCAATAACTGGCTCTGCCAATTCCTGGCCGACCTCCTGGACGTGGAGGTGCAGCGCCCCGAAGTGATGGAAACCACGGCGCTGGGCGCCGCTTTTCTTGCCGGACTGTCCGCTGGCGTCTATCAGGGGCTTGATGAGCTGACCGAACGCTGGCGCCTCAACCGTTCGTTCAAAAGCCAGATGGACTCCGATCAGCGTCGGACTCTCTGCGCGGGCTGGCACAACGCTTTGAAGCGCACGCTTAGTTGA